Proteins from one Dermacentor variabilis isolate Ectoservices chromosome 1, ASM5094787v1, whole genome shotgun sequence genomic window:
- the Spase25 gene encoding signal peptidase complex subunit Spase25 produces the protein MASKRAQDTGDTSSAEKEAEKPVKIDKWDGSAVRNALDDAVKKVLTEKYGYVENHRLTDGRLAICSIAVGAAMFALLWDFLYPFPESRTVLIACVLSYFFLMGVLTMYTTFLEKGIFLVALQKDKTGFDPDSVWTVSSSLKRFDHMYHLQIHYKDGKTKKTREAKLEKSIASWFDENGTLVSDLFDPEVCKLHNSLLSEKKDK, from the coding sequence ATGGCGTCCAAGCGTGCGCAAGATACCGGTGACACGTCAAGCGCCGAGAAAGAGGCTGAGAAGCCTGTCAAAATTGACAAGTGGGACGGGTCTGCTGTGCGAAATGCCCTAGACGACGCAGTGAAGAAGGTACTGACTGAAAAGTATGGCTACGTGGAAAACCACAGGCTGACCGACGGCCGACTGGCCATCTGTAGCATCGCTGTTGGAGCTGCGATGTTTGCGCTCTTGTGGGACTTTTTGTACCCGTTTCCCGAGTCGAGAACGGTCCTCATTGCCTGCGTGCTCTCCTACTTCTTTCTCATGGGCGTCCTGACGATGTACACCACTTTCCTTGAGAAAGGCATCTTCCTCGTGGCGCTGCAAAAAGATAAAACCGGCTTCGACCCCGACAGTGTCTGGACGGTGAGTTCATCGCTGAAGCGCTTCGACCACATGTATCACCTCCAGATTCATTACAAGGACGGAAAGACGAAAAAGACGCGCGAGGCCAAACTTGAGAAGTCCATCGCCAGCTGGTTCGACGAAAACGGCACCCTGGTCAGCGACCTCTTCGATCCTGAGGTGTGCAAGCTACACAACAGTCTGCTGAGCGAGAAAAAGGACAAGTGA